A single Eulemur rufifrons isolate Redbay chromosome 9, OSU_ERuf_1, whole genome shotgun sequence DNA region contains:
- the SPMAP1 gene encoding sperm microtubule associated protein 1 — MAYSCECPLRLEKGFILDGVAVSTVARAYELTRPKLWSAIPPYNAQQDYHARRYFQSHVVPPILRKTRQDRCGTGRDGWIVDYYHIFGQGQRYLNRRNWAGAGHSFQQVTGHDHYNADLRPINGFNGRFGYRRNTPALRQRPSVFGEVTEFPLF, encoded by the exons ATGGCCTACTCGTGCGAGTGTCCGCTGCGACTGGAGAAGGGCTTTATCTTGGATGGGGTGGCGGTGAGCACCGTGGCCCGCGCCTATGAGCTCACGAGACCCAAGCTGTGGTCTGCCATTCCGCCCTACAACGCGCAGCAGGACTACCACGCCCGCCGCTATTTCCAGAGCCACGTGGTTCCGCCCATATTGCGGAAAACTCGTCAG GATCGCTGTGGTACAGGAAGGGATGGCTGGATAGTCGATTATTACCACATCTTCGGACAAGGACAGAGATACCTCAACAGGAGAaactgggcaggggcag GGCATTCCTTCCAGCAGGTGACCGGGCACGACCACTACAATGCTGATCTGAGACCCATCAACGGGTTCAATGGTCGCTTTGGCTACCGCCGGAACACCCCGGCCCTCCGCCAGCGCCCATCCGTCTTTGGAGAGGTCACCGAATTCCCTCTCTTCTAA
- the RPL23 gene encoding large ribosomal subunit protein uL14: MSKRGRGGSSGAKFRISLGLPVGAVINCADNTGAKNLYIISVKGIKGRLNRLPAAGVGDMVMATVKKGKPELRKKVHPAVVIRQRKSYRRKDGVFLYFEDNAGVIVNNKGEMKGSAITGPVAKECADLWPRIASNAGSIA; the protein is encoded by the exons ATGTCGAAGCGAG GACGTGGTGGGTCCTCCGGTGCAAAATTCCGGATTTCCCTGGGTCTTCCGGTAGGAGCCGTGATCAACTGTGCTGACAACACAG GAGCCAAAAATCTGTATATCATCTCTGTGAAGGGGATCAAAGGACGACTGAACAGACTTCCCGCTGCTGGTGTGGGTGACATGGTGATGGCCACAGTTAAGAAGGGCAAACCAGAGCTCAGAAAAAAGG tACATCCGGCAGTGGTAATTCGACAACGAAAGTCATACCGGAGAAAAGATggtgtgtttctttattttgaagataATGCAGGGGTCATAGTAAATAATAAAGGCGAAATGAAAG gttcTGCCATTACAGGACCTGTTGCAAAGGAGTGTGCAGACTTGTGGCCCAGGATTGCGTCTAATGCTGGCAGCATTGCATGA